TAAGATGGGGACGATCAAAACAGGCAACTTATTCGAATTTATGAATATAACAATAGCTGGCAGCGACTTAAAAATAGCCATTGCCAGTCTAAAAAATTTGTACGTTAAAACAGCGTACAACAGTAATTAAATTCAGTCTGAGGATTAAATAGAAGACGATAATCCTATGATTCTTCTTCTTCGTCTCCGGCTTCAACTTGTTTGAGGTGAATATGCTTACGTCCTAGAGAAATTTCAAATTCATCACCAGGATTCAAATCCATTTGTTTTGTATAAGCCGCACCAATTAACAAGTTACCATTTGACTGAACACTAATCCGATAACTAGCGGAGCGTCCACCCCGTCCGTTTCCTTGTTGTTTGCCATCTAACTCAATTCCCTCTGCATCAATTAGAGCATTCAGGAATTTCATCATGTTGACGCGCTCAACATTGTTTTTAGTCAGGGTGTAGTAACCACATTCTCTAGCTTTCTCTTCTTTGCTCAGATGTTCAAGTCCTTTGACTTTATCGAGTAAAGCTTCTCCGGTCAGAGGCTGAGGTTGAGGATCAGAACTTTTCTTTTTAACCATTAACTGTTCCTGTAAATATTTTGCAAAAGGTCTTGACTTTTTTCTGGAATGGCTGTTCAGTCATCCAGAGGGTTTAGCTAGATCGCTACTTGAGAAACTATATTACACTAATTAACGAAATTGTTCACCTGTTTCTTAAATTTTTTAACAGATCTAATTGAGATCAAGGAGTTGAGTGGAAGGGTGGGACATCCAACACCTGTCGATCACGTTCAGCTATCAGCTTGTCAGGAATAGTATCGATCTCCATCACATCAAGTCAAACCCCCCTTTGAACAGAAAACTTACCTGTCCAGACTGATGAGAAGTTATCAACTCCAGACTAAACTCTTGGGAGGGGGTTATTACTGCCATTTTCCTGTGAGTTGTAGCGAATTCCTTTTAGGTATGCTCAACTTGGTAGAATCTGTCAAGACCATCTTTACCCTTTAAAACTCAATTGCAAAGTTATCTATTTTATTACCGAGGATGAAGTTAACTACACGGGGACACTATAGCGTTAAAGCCTTACTCGATCTATCCTTACAACGGGGGATCGGGCCGACTTCTGTAAACGCGATCGCACAGCGCCAAAATATTCCTGCACC
The sequence above is a segment of the Planktothrix tepida PCC 9214 genome. Coding sequences within it:
- a CDS encoding AbrB family transcriptional regulator, giving the protein MVKKKSSDPQPQPLTGEALLDKVKGLEHLSKEEKARECGYYTLTKNNVERVNMMKFLNALIDAEGIELDGKQQGNGRGGRSASYRISVQSNGNLLIGAAYTKQMDLNPGDEFEISLGRKHIHLKQVEAGDEEEES